Proteins from one Geomonas agri genomic window:
- a CDS encoding acyl-CoA mutase large subunit family protein: MSISEKKQAWQATVEKSMAKAPERRNSFKTSSDNELERCYAPQFDYPGYEENLGFPGQFPFTRGVQPTMYRGRFWTMRQYAGFGNAAESNERYKYLLSAGQTGLSIAFDLPTQMGYDSDASMSRGEVGKVGVAIDSLADMEVLFDGIPLDKVSTSMTINSTASILLAMYIAVAEKQGVTPDKISGTIQNDILKEYMARGTYIYPPKESMRIITDIFAYCKDNVPKWNTISISGYHIREAGSSAVQEVAFTLADGIAYVEAAVKAGLDVDEFAPRLAFFFNAHNNLLEEVAKFRAARRMWSRIMRERFGAKDPRSQMLRFHTQTAGCTLTAQQPDNNIMRVTLQALAAVLGGTQSLHTNSRDEALALPTEESVRIALRTQQVIAYESGVADSIDPLAGSFLVESLTDQIEQQAMAYIEKIDTLGGAVEAISRGFQQKEIQDSAYAYQRSIEKDETIIVGVNKFTVEEGAPQGLLKVTDEVEVKQKQALAAMKGKRDAARVETTLKALEQAAKGSENLMPYILDAVKSYATLGEIANVMRGVFGVHRETVVL, translated from the coding sequence AACCTGGGCTTCCCGGGCCAGTTCCCGTTCACCCGCGGGGTGCAGCCGACCATGTACCGCGGCAGGTTCTGGACCATGCGCCAGTATGCCGGCTTCGGTAACGCCGCGGAGTCCAACGAGCGCTACAAGTACCTGCTTTCCGCCGGCCAGACCGGCCTCTCCATCGCCTTCGACCTCCCCACCCAGATGGGCTACGATTCGGATGCGTCCATGAGCCGCGGCGAGGTGGGCAAGGTCGGGGTCGCCATCGACTCCCTGGCGGACATGGAAGTTCTCTTCGACGGCATCCCGCTGGACAAGGTCTCCACCTCGATGACCATCAACTCCACCGCCTCGATCCTTTTGGCCATGTACATCGCGGTGGCCGAGAAGCAGGGTGTAACCCCTGACAAGATCTCCGGCACCATCCAAAACGACATCCTCAAGGAGTACATGGCGCGCGGCACCTACATCTACCCGCCCAAGGAGTCGATGCGCATCATCACCGACATATTCGCCTACTGCAAGGACAACGTCCCCAAGTGGAACACGATCTCCATCTCCGGCTACCACATCCGCGAGGCCGGCTCTTCCGCGGTGCAGGAAGTCGCCTTCACCCTGGCCGACGGCATCGCCTATGTCGAGGCGGCGGTCAAGGCGGGGCTCGACGTGGACGAGTTCGCTCCGCGCCTGGCCTTCTTCTTCAACGCTCATAACAACCTGCTGGAGGAAGTGGCCAAGTTCCGCGCCGCCCGCCGCATGTGGTCCCGCATCATGCGCGAGCGTTTCGGCGCCAAGGACCCGCGCTCCCAGATGCTGCGCTTCCACACCCAGACCGCTGGGTGCACCCTGACCGCGCAGCAGCCCGACAACAACATCATGCGCGTTACCCTGCAGGCGCTGGCCGCCGTGCTGGGCGGCACCCAGTCGCTGCACACCAACTCCCGCGACGAAGCACTGGCGCTCCCCACCGAGGAGTCGGTGCGCATCGCGCTGAGGACCCAGCAGGTCATCGCCTACGAGTCCGGCGTCGCCGATTCTATCGACCCGCTGGCCGGCTCCTTCCTGGTCGAGTCACTCACCGACCAGATCGAGCAGCAGGCCATGGCCTACATCGAAAAGATCGACACACTGGGGGGCGCGGTCGAGGCGATATCTCGCGGCTTCCAGCAAAAGGAGATCCAGGATTCGGCGTACGCCTACCAGCGTTCCATCGAGAAGGACGAAACCATCATCGTCGGCGTCAACAAGTTCACCGTGGAGGAAGGCGCTCCGCAGGGGCTGTTGAAGGTCACCGACGAGGTGGAAGTCAAGCAGAAGCAGGCCCTCGCCGCCATGAAGGGCAAGCGCGACGCCGCCCGGGTGGAGACCACCCTGAAGGCGCTGGAGCAGGCGGCCAAGGGAAGCGAGAACCTCATGCCGTACATCCTTGACGCGGTGAAAAGCTACGCCACCTTGGGCGAAATCGCCAACGTGATGCGCGGCGTATTTGGCGTGCACAGGGAGACAGTGGTGCTTTAA
- the mce gene encoding methylmalonyl-CoA epimerase — translation MLTKINHLGVAVTSIEEALPFYRDTLGMNFSGIEEVPSQLVKVAFLSIGESKIELLEPTSSESPVAKFLEKNGPGVHHVAYGVQDIEATIARLIAGGTRMIDAAPRNGAHGARIAFLHPKSSNGVLTELCEVPEDTH, via the coding sequence ATGCTCACGAAGATCAACCACCTTGGCGTAGCCGTTACATCTATTGAAGAAGCGCTTCCTTTTTATCGTGACACGCTCGGAATGAACTTCTCCGGTATCGAAGAGGTACCTAGCCAGCTAGTAAAAGTTGCCTTTCTCTCCATCGGAGAGTCCAAGATAGAACTTCTCGAACCGACCTCTTCGGAAAGCCCGGTGGCCAAGTTCCTCGAGAAGAACGGTCCCGGGGTGCACCACGTAGCCTACGGAGTGCAGGATATTGAAGCCACAATCGCGAGACTCATCGCCGGCGGCACCAGGATGATTGACGCCGCCCCCAGAAACGGCGCGCACGGGGCCCGCATCGCGTTCCTGCACCCCAAGAGCAGTAACGGCGTGCTGACTGAGCTGTGTGAGGTGCCCGAGGACACTCACTAA
- a CDS encoding porin, producing MSFQKKLLAFAAVSALSAATAVPAMALENEFHGLYRVFAFQTNAETGGGTFNLDKDAKSTFYAEQRARIMYIAKANDNLKLVTHFELDARFGGQNTTTASGKYPAGDAGALDADRISLETKNVYLDFNVPETPVNMKVGIQPMSDAYQGVFGAWDGTGVVASAKAGAFTPTLAWFRLGDNNFKAAGSSAGSEVLPGKESLDLIMVDGKFAVNKDLTVGASYYNVQNDKSANANIAYPTATYELLHMVGANANAQVGPANLTAFAAYQFGDYAAGRNLSAWAGSAIAKVNVGPGKVNAAVLYLSGNDKTTGDFKSFRQLATDGSVSYYNPSNMWLLIRNGQTINSSTAIGGTDLTKGDRGLLGFFGGYEIASGKVFANANVGYAQVAKKGTANSSSIGTEVNATVGYKVYDNLTASLTGAYLVLGDGVNKKTGTLLPFGKADATNPYLTAVQLNYTF from the coding sequence ATGAGTTTTCAAAAGAAATTGCTTGCATTCGCAGCCGTCAGCGCTCTGAGCGCAGCAACCGCCGTTCCGGCAATGGCGCTGGAGAACGAGTTCCACGGGTTGTACAGGGTCTTCGCATTCCAGACCAACGCTGAGACCGGTGGGGGTACCTTCAACCTCGACAAGGACGCCAAGTCCACGTTCTACGCCGAGCAAAGGGCTCGCATCATGTACATCGCGAAAGCGAACGACAACCTCAAGCTGGTTACCCACTTCGAGCTCGATGCCCGCTTTGGCGGCCAGAACACCACGACTGCCTCCGGCAAGTATCCCGCCGGCGACGCCGGTGCTCTTGACGCAGACAGGATCAGCCTCGAAACCAAGAACGTCTACCTTGACTTCAACGTTCCCGAGACCCCGGTGAACATGAAGGTAGGTATCCAGCCGATGAGCGACGCCTACCAGGGTGTGTTCGGCGCTTGGGACGGCACCGGTGTTGTTGCTTCCGCCAAAGCTGGCGCTTTCACCCCGACCCTCGCTTGGTTCCGCCTCGGCGACAACAACTTCAAGGCAGCTGGCAGCTCTGCAGGCAGCGAAGTTCTTCCCGGCAAAGAGTCCCTCGACCTGATCATGGTTGACGGCAAGTTTGCAGTAAACAAGGACCTCACCGTCGGCGCCTCCTACTACAACGTCCAGAACGACAAAAGCGCCAATGCCAACATCGCTTACCCCACCGCTACCTACGAACTGCTGCACATGGTCGGCGCGAACGCCAACGCCCAGGTCGGCCCGGCCAACCTGACCGCGTTCGCCGCATACCAGTTCGGTGATTACGCAGCTGGCCGCAACCTGAGCGCATGGGCAGGTTCTGCCATCGCCAAAGTGAACGTCGGCCCGGGTAAAGTCAACGCTGCGGTACTCTACCTCTCCGGCAATGACAAGACCACCGGTGACTTCAAGTCCTTCCGCCAGCTTGCTACCGACGGCTCCGTCTCCTACTACAACCCGTCCAACATGTGGCTGCTGATTCGTAACGGCCAGACCATCAACTCCTCGACCGCGATCGGCGGCACCGACCTGACCAAAGGTGACAGGGGCCTCCTCGGCTTCTTCGGCGGCTACGAGATCGCTTCGGGCAAGGTATTCGCCAACGCCAACGTCGGCTATGCACAGGTTGCCAAGAAAGGCACCGCTAACAGCTCCTCCATCGGCACCGAGGTTAACGCGACTGTCGGCTACAAGGTATACGACAACCTGACCGCGAGCCTCACCGGCGCTTACCTGGTACTGGGTGATGGTGTTAACAAGAAGACCGGTACCCTGCTGCCGTTCGGCAAAGCTGACGCTACCAACCCGTACCTGACCGCCGTACAGCTGAACTACACCTTCTAA